A region from the Lates calcarifer isolate ASB-BC8 linkage group LG2, TLL_Latcal_v3, whole genome shotgun sequence genome encodes:
- the gatm gene encoding glycine amidinotransferase, mitochondrial, which yields MLRVRCLRGGSRGAEAAHLIGAMFGRAVTGWAQRAFQSTSSAAAAQPQHAVDEEHVTEPVQQECPVCSYNEWDPLEEVIVGRAENAHVPPFTVEVKANTYEKYWPFYQKHGGQSFPADHLKKAVAEIEEMCNILSHEGVIVRRPEPIDWSIEYKTPDFTSSGMYAAMPRDILMVVGNEIIEAPMAWRSRFFEYRAYRPLIKEYFRKGAKWTTAPKPTMADELYDQDYPIRTVEDRHKLAAEGKFVTTEHEPCFDAADFIRAGRDLFVQRSQVTNYMGIEWMRRHLAPDYKIHIISFKDPNPMHIDATFNIIGPGLVLSNPDRPCRQIDMFKKAGWTIVKPPTPLISDDHPLWMSSKWLSMNVLMLDEKRVMVEANETTIQKMFENLGIKTIKVNIRHANSLGGGFHCWTTDVRRRGTLQSYFH from the exons ATGCTGCGAGTCAGATGTCTGAGAGGAGGTAGCAGGGGGGCCGAGGCTGCCCATCTGATCGGAGCCATG TTTGGCCGGGCGGTGACTGGATGGGCGCAGAGGGCTTTCCAGAGCACTTCAAGCGCAGCGGCTGCACAGCCACAACATGCAGTTGATGAGGAACATGTTACTGAGCCTGTGCAGCAGGAGTGTCCTGTCTGCAGCTACAATGAATGGGACCCTCTTGAGGAGGTGATTGTGGGTCGTGCTGAAAACGCCCATGTGCCTCCCTTCACTGTGGAAGTGAAA GCTAACACATATGAGAAGTATTGGCCCTTCTACCAGAAGCATGGGGGCCAGTCTTTTCCTGCGGACCACTTGAAAAAAGCTGTTGCTGAGATTGAAGAAATGTGCAATATTTTGAGTCACGAGGGCGTCATTGTGAGGAGGCCAGAACCCATCGACTGGTCCATAGAATACAAAACTCCAGATTTCACATcatcag GCATGTATGCTGCCATGCCCAGAGACATCCTTATGGTTGTGGGAAATGAGATTATTGAGGCTCCTATGGCCTGGAGATCTCGTTTCTTTGAGTACCGGGCCTACAGACCTCTGATCAAGGAATACTTCAGAAAAGGTGCTAAATGGACCACTGCTCCCAAACCCACTATGGCTGATGAGCTGTATGATCAG GACTACCCCATCCGCACAGTGGAGGACAGACACAAGCTGGCTGCCGAGGGGAAGTTTGTGACGACGGAGCACGAGCCCTGCTTTGATGCTGCTGATTTTATTCGAGCTGGGAGGGACCTTTTTGTCCAGAGGAGTCAG GTTACAAATTACATGGGAATTGAATGGATGCGTCGTCATCTGGCCCCAGACTACAAGATCCACATAATCTCATTCAAGGATCCTAACCCCATGCACATCGATGCCACTTTTAACATCATTGGGCCTGGACTGGTGCTGTCAAACCCTGACCGCCCATGTCGCCAG ATTGACATGTTCAAGAAGGCCGGCTGGACAATCGTGAAACCTCCAACACCTTTGATCTCTGATG ATCACCCACTGTGGATGTCCTCCAAATGGCTGTCCATGAATGTCCTGATGCTGGATGAGAAGCGTGTAATGGTTGAAGCCAATGAAACCACcattcaaaaaatgtttgagAACCTCG